The genomic region AAGCTTATCAACAATTGTGTCTAAATATGTTAATTCCTCGTCTTTATCCACAGGAGCATCTAAAGAATAGATATTTTTATTTTTTCTACTCCTATTTAAAAAGTAGTGCTTAAGCTTTACTTTAATAAAGCCTAAATAATGAACGCCCTTATCCTTATCAAATTCCTTTAAGCTTTCTAATACAATAAGAACACCTTCGCTATATGCATCCTCATCAAAACCACCTATTCCTCCATACCTTTTCATAGAAGATAAAATTAGTGGTCGTAAATGCCCTATTAGACTCTCTACGGAGACATGTTCTCCGATCAGTGCCTTTTCAACCAATTCTTGAACTGACAATCTCTACACATCCTTAGAAATATATCTTTAATATTTGCCGGCAACAATATTGTAGCGAAAACCATAGGATTGTCATATTTTAGATTAGAAATAATTCAGTTAGCAAATCTACTAATTCATTAGGAAATAATCTTTATTTCCACTTCTTCTTTAAATCAAAAATTGAGCCAACTAGTTAAAACTAATGGGCTCTGCTTATATTATTTTGAAATTTCGAATTTAAGTAATTACTAAAAATTCTAGGGGTGAGATTTTGACTAAAATTCAAAACATATTAGATAATAATGAAACAATTGCTTGTGTTCTAACAGAAACAATTAATAACGTGGGCAATTCAACAAAACTGATTCTTAATTGTGGTAAGCCTATAATTATTCATAAATCCGTTTCATCTGTTTTAAGAGAAATTGCAGAATTCTATGCTATTGATTTAAAGTTACTTAGAAAAAAACAACAAACATATATTCACAATAAATACTACATGCCCTTACCGATAACTAAGTCCCTCTTATTAATCCCTATAAAGACAAAAACTCCAATAGTTCCTAAGGACCCCTCCATAAGCTATATCAACTTTTATTCAATAAAAGAGATAAGTAGTAGCAAGCCTTATATATATCTTAACAATGGCATCAAAATTAAAAGTCTAAATTCTGTTGATACTATTAAAAAGAGGTATTCCCAGGCAAGCATATGTCATAGATTTATGGACTCAGCAAATAGTAATACTGCTTATGATTATCCAGTCACCAAAGCTGATTTAGAGAAACTAAAAGAAGAAATTCTCCATACTCAAAAGTGTTTGATTGAAAGCATAGTTAGACATAAAAAAAACAATCAATTTAGTTAGTAAAGTGTTTATAACGGGTACTAGTTACAAAGCTAGTACCTTTTTATGAATAAAATTAAAATTTAGTTCAGGATCAAGAAAATAACATACATTTAAAACCCAATGGAAGTTAAATGTACCGAGCTAGAATATACTTACTATATAGGCAAGTTTATACTATCTACATATTTTTACATTTAAATTAAATATTATTGTAATGAACACCAAAATTATGATACTATAAAATTGTACTATAATACTATAATAGTACAAAGTTAAATCTGGAGGATTGACTTATGATTAAGCAAAGTGAAATTAAATATAATAGATTAATTGAAACTGCAAGTAAACTATTTATAGAATATGGGTATAAAAATATTACGTTGGATGAAATTGCTAAAGAAGCTGGCATTAGTAAAATGACTATCTATAAACATTTCAATTCCAAGGAAGAGTTATTTTTAGAGGTTTTAATGTCCTTAATGGCTATTCATACTAACTATCTAGAAGAGCAGCTTAAAACTAAAAATGGGACAATTGAAAAGATAGACTATATATTAACCCATAGTTTAGAGGCTTCCCAGGACTATTCCATGGCATTTTATAAGGATGTTATGACTATACCCCTAATAACTGAAAAAGTTATGGCTGAAAAACTAAGAGCTATTAAAAAAATATACGGCGACATTATTAGAGAAGGTGTTGAAAAGGGCGAGATTAGAAATTTAAACGTAGAATTTGCTATAGATATGCTTTCAATGATTGTGGAATCCTTTTCAGAAAAGTTCGCATGTAAAATAAATAGTCAGGAAGAAGTACAATCATTTGCTGAAGATTTTTATGACTTCTTAAAATATGGATTATTTGGAAATGGAGGGGGCAAGGTTGACTGATAATGTAATAATGAAAGTAGAAAACGTAAGTAAACTATATCAAATGGGGGAAGTGACTGTTGCAGCAGCAAAAAATATATCCTTAGAGCTGCTTAAGGGAGAATTTGTTGTTATTCTAGGTCCCAGTGGTTCAGGGAAAAGTACTTTACTAAACATTTTAGGTGGAATGGATTTACCTTCTGAAGGAACCGTCATTATGGAAGGTGAAAATATAACTAATTATAATGACTCTAAACTGACCGCATATAGACGGGAGAAGATTGGTTTCGTATTTCAGTTCTATAATTTAATGTCTAACCTTACTGCAAAGGAAAATGTTGAGTTAGCAACGGAAATTTGTAAGGGTGCATTAGATATTGATGAGGTGATGGAAGCTGTAGGCTTAGGAGATAGAAAAGACCATTTTCCTGCCCAAATGAGTGGTGGGGAACAACAAAGGGTTGCTATAGCAAGGGCTGTTGCTAAAAATCCAGCTTTACTACTATGTGATGAGCCTACGGGGGCTCTAGACTTTAAAACAGGTATTAAAATACTAACTCTATTAAAGGAAATTAATCAAAAATATAATAAAACAGTTGTAATAATTACACATAACGTGCCTATTGGAGATATGGCTGATAGAGTAATTAAAATGAGAAGTGGTGAAATTACGGAAGTTAAAATAAATAAGAATCCAATTCATCCTGAAGGGATTGAGTGGTAGTGAAAAAATTAGATATAAGGCTATTAAGGCTAATAAAAAATTCAAAGGGACAATTTATTTCAATCTCATTAACGGTTATTTTAGCTTTAACAATCTATGTTTCCTTTAGCATGGTAGGAGATAACCTATATGACTCTATATTCCAGTTTTATGACGCAACTAACTTTGGAGATGTTTTTGTTGAAGTTGTAAGGGTACCAAAAACCGCTATTGATCAGCTCCACAATATCGAAGGGGTTGACCTAGCTCAAGGAAGAATCAGCAGTGACGTACCTTTACGGGTAGAGGATCCTGAGGAGAAGGTGACTGTTAGACTTACATCCATTCCGGATGAGAATTTTATAATTAACGACTTCTATATTTTAGATGGGGACCGTATATCTAATGACTCGAAAACTGCAGTGGTACTTAAACAGTTTTCCGATGCTAGGGGTATTCAAATAGATGATAAAATAACACCCTATATAGGTGGCCGGGAGGTGCCTTTAGATGTAGTTGGTATAGTTGGTAGCCCAGAGTATATATATCTTATGGAAAATGAGCAAAGTCTACTACCTGCCCCAGAGAAATTTGGTGTAATATATGTAACTGAGGATTTTGCTCAAACAGTCTTAGGGTACCAGGGTAGCTATAATGAAATAGTTATTAAGATTAAAGAAGGTTATGCCCATAAAATCGATAGTATTATTGACGAAATTGAAGATGAATTAGACCGCTATGGGGTAAGGCGAACAGTAAAGAGAGAAGATCAGTTAAGCCACAGTATGATGATGCAGGAAGTAGAACAATTAGATATGATGTCCACTGCAATCACCCTATTATTTTTAGTTGTTGCAGCTATAATTATTAATATTATGCTTTCTAGAATAGTGAAAAACGATAGAATGTCTATCGGTGTAATGAAGGCTTTGGGTTACTCGAATTTTCAAATAATGCTGCATTATACGAAGTTTTCCTTAGCAATAGGGTTAGTAGGATCAATACTCGGGATTTTGTTAAGTATCCCACTATCCATGTCGTTCACTAGCCTGTATATTCAGTTTATGAATATTCCTACGTTTCAAATGAAGGTCTATTATATTTATTTTGTTTATGGTGTGTTGTTAACAAGTGCCTTTTGTATAATATCAGGATTAATTGGAGCTAGAAGTGTACTTAATATTTTACCTGCAGACTCTATGAAGCCAGAGGCCCCTAAGTCTGGTGGAAGAATCTTTTTAGAACGATTTAAGAAATTATGGAGTAAAATCACATTTAGCTGGAAAATGGTTATCCGAAATATTATGAGAAATAAAAAAAGAGCAGCTTTCTTAGTGCTAGGGATTGCACTAACATATGGTATAACTATGGTTCCAATCTTTATGTCTTCTGTGTGGACCAATTTATTTTCACTGCATTACGGTGAATTTCAAACTATGGGTTATAGTGTTGACTTCACAGTTCCTATGACTAGTAATGCCATAAGAGAGTTATCAAAGATTGTTGATATAGATAAGGTAGAACCCAAAGCGGAAGTCCCTTTTGAACTCCGTAATGGTTGGAGAAAAAAGACTGTAGTTACTGTAGGTTTATTAGAAAATACAGAATTCTACAATTTTAAAAGTCCTAATGGAAAGACTGTTATCTTACCAGAGGATGGCATAATTTTAGCTGATCGTTTGGCTAATTCCTTAGGGGTTAAGGTTGGAGATAAAATACTCATTAAAAATTTTATGCCTGATAAGGATGATACTTATATCGTAGTAACTGGTATTATTGAACAGTATTTAGGAACAAACGCCTATATGAGCATTGATGCCTTAAATGACTTAATAGGCGAAAAAGGTATGATAACAGGCGTATTAATGGACTCTCGGGACGATGTAGTTTCAAAGCTTAGGGATGTTAAAAATATAAGGCAAATACAGTCAGTCGATGATATGATAAATAGTTTCTTAGAGTTTATGGATATGATTATTTACTCTGTAGGAATAATGATGTTATTTGGTGGTATATTAGGCTTCGCCATAGTTTATAACATTACAATTATTAGTATTACAGAAAGAACTATGGAATTTGCCTCTTTAAGGGTGATGGGCTTTGATAAAAAAGAAATCTATAAAATGGTAAGCCGAGAAAATGGATTTATGAGTATACTAGGAATTTTACTTGGCATACCTGTAGGATATGTAATGTGTGGGGGTATAGTATCTTCAATATCAGTAGATATGATTGGTATACCACTAATTATTGAGCCTAAGACCTATGTTATAACTGCCATTGCAACACTTGTATTTGTAACGACTGCTCAGCTTGCAACAATTAGAAAGATTTATAAAATAAACTTTTTAGATGCACTAAAAAATAGAGTTTCCTAGTTTTGAAGCTTATTCTAAAAAAGGAGTGTGAATTAGGTGAAAAATAAGAAAAAGATAATAGTCATTGCTGGAATTATATTAGTACTAACAGTAGTATCAATAGCAATAGGTGGTAAAAATAAAGCAATAGAAGTAAATACAACTAAAGTTGTACTTGGTGATATTACGGAGTATGTTGAAGAACTAGGTGAGGTTAATCTTGAAAATCAAGTTAATATATATTCATCCGTTGCAGGAAAAGTTAATGATGTCTTCGTAGATGTAGGAGATACAGTTAAAATAGGTGATATTTTATTAACTATAGATAATCAGTCTATATTAACTCAAATTAGCATACTTGAGCAAAGTAAATTAGCCTTATTATCTCAATATAACGAAGTTACTGACATGACGAATAAAGAAATTGAGAAGCTAAAATTACAAATTAGCATTATGGAAAATAAGGTGACAGATGCTGAAAAGACTGCTAATAATAGTAAAAAACTTTATGATGCAGGAGCTATAAGTCAGCAAGAATATCAATTAGCACAAACAAAGCTTGAGGTTGAACAGTCTACTCTTACTAGCTTAAATTTAGATTTAGAAATGGCTAAAAGAAATATTGTTGGTGATAAATCAAAGCAGTTTGAGTCACAGCTTCGTCAAATCGATGTTCAAATCGAAGAATTAACCCAAAGGATGAAAGAATTTACTCTTGTATCAACTATAAATGGTACAGTAATCTCAAAGCCTATTGAAGTTGGAAGCTTTGTTCAACCAGGACTTAATTTAATGGGTATAGGGGATAAAGGTGAGCTCTATTTAGAAGGAGATATTTTAGTAGGTGAAATAGTAAATATATCCGAGGGTTCTATCGTTGAAATACACAGTAAAGATTTAGGAATTGACGGGGCTTCTGGAGTTGTTAGGAAAATCCATCCCCAGGCCTTTAGTAAGGTTTCTGACTTAGGTATCCAGCAAAAAAGAGTAAAAGTAGAAGTTACTATGAAGGATAATTTTGAAAAACTAAGACCAGGCTATAATTTAGATATGAAAATTGTTACTTCTAGAAAGGAAAATGTTTTATTAGTTCCTAAAAATGCCGTTTTCTTTTTAGATGGAAAAGATTATGTTTTTATAAATGAAAATAATAGGGCAGTAATTAGAGAAATTGAAAAGGGTATGGAAGCCCAAAGGTTAGTTGAAATAATTAGTGGTTTAAGTGAAGGTGAGGAAGTTATTGTATCTCCAAGCGACAAGCTTAGTGAAGGAGTGGCTATTAAAGCCTCTGAGTTATAGTTACAAGTAAATAATTATTCAATTGAAAACTCTTTCTAATAATAAATTGTTAGAAAGAGTTTTTCTATAACATTTTATAAATTTATATAAATTTAACGAAAGGATAAAATTCAAAAATTAAATCAGCTTTATATAAACTCCTTACGTCTATAATTTCTAATATTTACTAAAATAAAATATAAAAGAATTCCTAAGATTATCCCTATATTATCAATAAATACATCCTTTAAAACACCGCTTCTTCCTGGAATAAAGCTTTGGTATAGCTCATCTAGTACAGCAATTAGATTTCCTATAAGCCAAGTGTAGGTGTATTTTTTTATGCCTTCTATCCCTGTGTGGTTAAGGGCAAATATAATAATTATTGATAGAATAAAATAGTTAAAAATATGTGCATTTTTTCTAACTATATTATGGAGATTATACCTAGCTAAAATATCTAGCTCAAACCTATACTCTATAACAGCAGCCACATCCTCTACTCGCTCCGCAATTTTTAAGCTTTGATCTCTTGAAATATATCCTGGTCTACTAGAAAAATAGAAAATAACCATAACCCAGACTATAACAAAACCCCACCATAATATTTTTTTCAATATATAACTTTCCTTTCAAAATAATGTCTATATTAAATTTTAATACTTTTCTAAGAAAAGTATGCAATTGAAATGTTAAAACCCCTCAATTAATTAAAAATTAATGAAGGGTTTATTATTCTCTATTTTGGATCGATTAATCCACTCATTCTTAATATTTCAATACCTTTATTTTCTAATGCATTTGCAAATTCATTAATTCCTACAGAATCACTTGCCATATGTCCTGCAATAATTACATTTCCTATATTTTGCTCTTTTATAGCCTTTATTACATCCTCTGGCATATGCATAACCACTAGGGTACCGATTCCTGCTTCAAAATATGCCTTTGCTACGTTTATTCCCCCACCGGTTCCACCTGCCATAGTAACAAAAACTCTACCTGCGTAATCATTTTTACTACCAACAATTATTGTTGGCTTAGCTAAGGTTTTTTTATATTCTGGAAGAGTCTCTAGGGCGTCAATAACGTCTTGAAGTGTGGACTTAGGGTTAACCCCTAGCTTTGAATCTAAAACCCCCTGGACTTTTCTTTCTGCTAAAATATCTGTTGGTGAATGTACTCCTATGAATGGCATATTTAACAGTTTTGCAGTTGAAACAGCTCTATCGTAGTTTGATACATGAAAGCCTCTTTGGATCTCTGCCTTTTTTTCACTTAAAGCCTTCTGGGCCTTATTTATTGGAACTCCAGCCTGAACCATCCTATCTATTTGATTATCCATTACCTTATGTAAATCAATTCTTGGACTTCCTCCTGTTGGATGATGTGTAATAACCAAATCTACACCTAATTCTCTTGCTAGCATCATTTCAGCTAGTTCCATATCAATACCTATAGCTACCTTTTTAATATTTTCCCCTTCTACAATAACACCAGAGTCCGGTGGCACCTGGTCTAAACCAGCAAGTTCTAAGGCTATATCCATTATTTCCTTTGTATTCAATGTGATTACCTCCTGTCAATATAAAATAAATTATCATTGTTTATTATACCAAAATAATACTTAAATTTAATATTATTCCTTAATTAATATGCTTATATATTTCTATAGTTACTCCGTAACCGTCACTCATTCGAGTAATAGTCGGTAATCCATTTCTGTTATAAAAGGCGACTAATTTGTTATATGGAATGTTTCCAGGTATAACATCTGCAGATATTACCTCTATTGGTCCCCTTACATATGTACGATTTCCATTTAACATATTCATTACCTTTATGTTTTCATTAATTCTTCTTATTAAATCCTCTAAATTTCGGAGCATAAAGGCACCATGGCCTCTTTTACTATTATTAGATTGAAACCCCCATATTATTACTTTGGGTTCCTCTCCCTCTCGCTTTAGATGGAGTACTGTATGTTTATGAAATGGATATTCTCCATCACCAGAAAAAACAAATGCGGGCTCAACAGCTGTATACCTGTCATTTAAAATAAAGCTTTTTATATTAAAGTAGAAGGCTATTAAATCCTTATTCTTATCTCTTCCAAATTTGAAAAATACACTATCATTACTATGATCCTTATGACTAACAGCCTTACAATAATTTTGTACTTTCTTTATTATAGATAAATCTGAATTGTACTTTTTAATGCTTTCCTTAATATCAATCATAAGTTTTTTTATTTCAACTTCCCCAACTTTACACATTGCACCACAGGGGCTATCTATTAGCTTATCTACTAAATAATTATCTGAGTCTTTAAAATAAGTTTGCCCTTCCTTATACGCTTTTATATAATTTTTATCTATATAATCTCCATTAAATTCTATTACATCTTCTAAGCTATTTTTATCTATACATATGTTTAAATTAGATTGTAAAAGCGAGATATGTCTTTTTAATATCTTTGCTTCCTTCATTTCATGTTCATCATTTGTATCAAGGCTAAATAAATGACATTTTCCTATCTTGCTTCTTCCCCAGCAAACAATAGAATTTATCATTTCAATATACCTCCTCTAAAATATCTTTACTTTAATTTATGTATAGAGGCTTATTTATAGTACCGCCTACTACTTGTGTATTAGATATACTCGTACATAGCTACATATAATCTATTTACCCAAAATAAATAAAGTCATAACTAGTAGCTTTTAATATACTAGCCATGACTCTTTAAATAACTAGAGAAGGTATTCTACCTATTTACCTGATAGCTGTGCTCTTCTTTCTAGATCCTTCTGCTGCTTATACTCATTCAGTAGTCTATCTAATTCTTGACTTTTTTTAACAACCTCCGGCTCGATTAGATTGTTATTGCTGTCAATTACCTTATACAAACTATCTTGAGTTTCTATAATTAGTTTATATAACTCCTTTGAATCCACCTTTATCCCCCTAAAAATTTATTAAGTTTCAATATGCTTGTTCTATATATATCTGCAAACTCAATCTGCATTATTTCTACATTTGATTGAGAAATATCTATAGGTTGTTCATTACCGGATCTATCCTCAATTTCCCTTACAGGTAGTACAATAGTAAACTCAGTCCCCTCACCTAATTTACTACTCACATTAATTTTACCCTCATGCATATCTACAAAGGATTTCACTAAAGATAAGCCTATACCACTTCCTTCTCGGTTTCTATGTAAGCCTTTATCCACCTGTGAAAATCTATTAAAAATATACATAAGCTTGTCCTCTGGTATTCCAATACCAGAGTCATTTACAGAAATCTTAATTTCATCTTCGCTTTTATGAATGTCTACTTTGATATGTCCACCTGATTCTGTAAATTTTATAGCATTAGAAAGCAGATTTAGCATTATCCTTTCTATTTTCTCTGGATCACAGGCAATAATACATTCATCCACATTCGAGAAAAATTCAACATTCAGGTTATGAGCTTTACTATAGTCCTTTATAGATAAAATAATGTTATTTATTAGCCCCACTATATTATAATTATATAGGTCTAGATTGTAAACTCCCGAATGGATTCTAGACATATCAATTATATTGTTAACTAGCCTTAAAGCCTATAACAATTTTGCTTCATTCGTTTATGAATTTTAATATATTTATCAATGTATTCACTGGATGCATCGTTTTTCATATACATATTTTGCAGTTGTAAACTACCGAAGATTACATTTAACGGGGTTCTAAGCTCATGAGAAAGGTTTGTGAAATAATCAGTTTTTATTTTATCTAGGTTATTTTTTAAGTCTAGTTCTTCTTTAATTTTTCTTTTCTCTGAGATGTTAATAAATACGCCTACTGCTTTAAGGGCTTCTCCGCTTACATCA from Serpentinicella alkaliphila harbors:
- a CDS encoding sigma-70 family RNA polymerase sigma factor encodes the protein MSVQELVEKALIGEHVSVESLIGHLRPLILSSMKRYGGIGGFDEDAYSEGVLIVLESLKEFDKDKGVHYLGFIKVKLKHYFLNRSRKNKNIYSLDAPVDKDEELTYLDTIVDKLVDIPGYCVNKEEVIHIKEAINALTKTQREIIEDYYFNDMTLNDIGIKRNIHLVSVAKIKASALKKLRKKLKYIC
- a CDS encoding TetR/AcrR family transcriptional regulator, producing the protein MIKQSEIKYNRLIETASKLFIEYGYKNITLDEIAKEAGISKMTIYKHFNSKEELFLEVLMSLMAIHTNYLEEQLKTKNGTIEKIDYILTHSLEASQDYSMAFYKDVMTIPLITEKVMAEKLRAIKKIYGDIIREGVEKGEIRNLNVEFAIDMLSMIVESFSEKFACKINSQEEVQSFAEDFYDFLKYGLFGNGGGKVD
- a CDS encoding ABC transporter ATP-binding protein; the protein is MEGARLTDNVIMKVENVSKLYQMGEVTVAAAKNISLELLKGEFVVILGPSGSGKSTLLNILGGMDLPSEGTVIMEGENITNYNDSKLTAYRREKIGFVFQFYNLMSNLTAKENVELATEICKGALDIDEVMEAVGLGDRKDHFPAQMSGGEQQRVAIARAVAKNPALLLCDEPTGALDFKTGIKILTLLKEINQKYNKTVVIITHNVPIGDMADRVIKMRSGEITEVKINKNPIHPEGIEW
- a CDS encoding ABC transporter permease; its protein translation is MVVKKLDIRLLRLIKNSKGQFISISLTVILALTIYVSFSMVGDNLYDSIFQFYDATNFGDVFVEVVRVPKTAIDQLHNIEGVDLAQGRISSDVPLRVEDPEEKVTVRLTSIPDENFIINDFYILDGDRISNDSKTAVVLKQFSDARGIQIDDKITPYIGGREVPLDVVGIVGSPEYIYLMENEQSLLPAPEKFGVIYVTEDFAQTVLGYQGSYNEIVIKIKEGYAHKIDSIIDEIEDELDRYGVRRTVKREDQLSHSMMMQEVEQLDMMSTAITLLFLVVAAIIINIMLSRIVKNDRMSIGVMKALGYSNFQIMLHYTKFSLAIGLVGSILGILLSIPLSMSFTSLYIQFMNIPTFQMKVYYIYFVYGVLLTSAFCIISGLIGARSVLNILPADSMKPEAPKSGGRIFLERFKKLWSKITFSWKMVIRNIMRNKKRAAFLVLGIALTYGITMVPIFMSSVWTNLFSLHYGEFQTMGYSVDFTVPMTSNAIRELSKIVDIDKVEPKAEVPFELRNGWRKKTVVTVGLLENTEFYNFKSPNGKTVILPEDGIILADRLANSLGVKVGDKILIKNFMPDKDDTYIVVTGIIEQYLGTNAYMSIDALNDLIGEKGMITGVLMDSRDDVVSKLRDVKNIRQIQSVDDMINSFLEFMDMIIYSVGIMMLFGGILGFAIVYNITIISITERTMEFASLRVMGFDKKEIYKMVSRENGFMSILGILLGIPVGYVMCGGIVSSISVDMIGIPLIIEPKTYVITAIATLVFVTTAQLATIRKIYKINFLDALKNRVS
- a CDS encoding efflux RND transporter periplasmic adaptor subunit, whose translation is MKNKKKIIVIAGIILVLTVVSIAIGGKNKAIEVNTTKVVLGDITEYVEELGEVNLENQVNIYSSVAGKVNDVFVDVGDTVKIGDILLTIDNQSILTQISILEQSKLALLSQYNEVTDMTNKEIEKLKLQISIMENKVTDAEKTANNSKKLYDAGAISQQEYQLAQTKLEVEQSTLTSLNLDLEMAKRNIVGDKSKQFESQLRQIDVQIEELTQRMKEFTLVSTINGTVISKPIEVGSFVQPGLNLMGIGDKGELYLEGDILVGEIVNISEGSIVEIHSKDLGIDGASGVVRKIHPQAFSKVSDLGIQQKRVKVEVTMKDNFEKLRPGYNLDMKIVTSRKENVLLVPKNAVFFLDGKDYVFINENNRAVIREIEKGMEAQRLVEIISGLSEGEEVIVSPSDKLSEGVAIKASEL
- a CDS encoding VanZ family protein, whose product is MKKILWWGFVIVWVMVIFYFSSRPGYISRDQSLKIAERVEDVAAVIEYRFELDILARYNLHNIVRKNAHIFNYFILSIIIIFALNHTGIEGIKKYTYTWLIGNLIAVLDELYQSFIPGRSGVLKDVFIDNIGIILGILLYFILVNIRNYRRKEFI
- a CDS encoding Nif3-like dinuclear metal center hexameric protein: MNTKEIMDIALELAGLDQVPPDSGVIVEGENIKKVAIGIDMELAEMMLARELGVDLVITHHPTGGSPRIDLHKVMDNQIDRMVQAGVPINKAQKALSEKKAEIQRGFHVSNYDRAVSTAKLLNMPFIGVHSPTDILAERKVQGVLDSKLGVNPKSTLQDVIDALETLPEYKKTLAKPTIIVGSKNDYAGRVFVTMAGGTGGGINVAKAYFEAGIGTLVVMHMPEDVIKAIKEQNIGNVIIAGHMASDSVGINEFANALENKGIEILRMSGLIDPK
- a CDS encoding aspartyl-phosphate phosphatase Spo0E family protein, with amino-acid sequence MDSKELYKLIIETQDSLYKVIDSNNNLIEPEVVKKSQELDRLLNEYKQQKDLERRAQLSGK
- a CDS encoding sensor histidine kinase encodes the protein MGLINNIILSIKDYSKAHNLNVEFFSNVDECIIACDPEKIERIMLNLLSNAIKFTESGGHIKVDIHKSEDEIKISVNDSGIGIPEDKLMYIFNRFSQVDKGLHRNREGSGIGLSLVKSFVDMHEGKINVSSKLGEGTEFTIVLPVREIEDRSGNEQPIDISQSNVEIMQIEFADIYRTSILKLNKFLGG